GTGATCAAGCGCGGCAAGTGGCTCTCGGGCGACCAGACCGCGCCCGAGGCCGTGGCCCGCGACAAGGGCAAGGCGCGCATCCAGGGCGCCGAGCCGAAGCGGCCGCGCAAGGCCGCGGCCAGGAGCGCGGCCAAGAGCAAGACCGGCGCCGCCAAGGACAAGGCCGGCAAGCCGCAGAAGCGCCCGGCCACGGCCCAGCTCGCCTTCGGGGACCTGTAGGCGCCGGGTCGGATCCGATGGGCAGATCCGGCTTCCTCCCTACGTGATCCGGATCGCGTCCAGCGAAGAGCCGATGGGACGTCGTGCCGGCCGCCGGCCCGGCGCATCGCGCGGGACAGCCCACCGTCGACGGACCCATGTCCTCAGTCGCATTGGGCGCGCGCCCGCGATGGTCTAACTCTGGAGGGCCGAAGCCGCCCCGACCGATGGGCGGCCGGGAGGACCACGCCATGAGCCAGGCCATGTACGACGCCGCCAACCTCAAGAAGCTGCCCGCCCTGAAGAGCCTCGCCCCCGAGGCGATGGGGGCGTTCGAGGCCCTCGACAAGGCGGCGCTCGCCGACGGCGCCATCCCGCGCAAGTACAAGGAATTGATGGCGCTCGCGGTCGCGCTGACCACGCAGTGCCCCTACTGCCTCGAGGTGCATCGCGAGGCGGCCAAGAAGGCCGGCGCCACCGAGCAGGAACTGGCCGAGACCGTGTTCGTGGCGGTGGCCCTGCGGGCCGGCGCGGCGCTGACCCACGGCACGCACCTGCTGCCGTGACGCGAATCCTGCCCTGAGCACGACGAAAAACGCCCCGGCCTCGCGGCCGGGGCGCTCCCCCTGACGGGATGAAGGCGCTTTACGCGGCCTTCTGGACGCTGCCCTCGATCGATTGCGGGCGGGAGCCCGAGGCGATCTGGATCTGGCGCGGCTTCTTGGCCTCCGGGATCTCGCGGACGAGGTCGACGTGGAGCAGGCCGTTCTCCAGCACCGCGCCGGTCACCTGGACGTGGTCGGCGAGCTGGAAGCGCCGCTCGAAGCCGCGGGCCGCGATGCCCTGGTGCAGGAACTCGGCCTGCTTGGCCTCGGCCTTGCGCTCGCCCTTCACGGTGAGCGCGTTCTCGCGGGTCTCGATCGACAGGTCCTGATCGGTGAAGCCCGCCACCGCGAGGGTGATGCGGTAGGCGTTCTCGGCCGTGCGCTCGATGTTGTAGGGCGGATAGGTCGGCGCCGCATCCGAGGTCACGAACTGGTCGAGAGCGGAAAACAGGCGGTCGAAGCCGACGGTCGAACGGTACAGGGGAGCGAGATCGAACTGACGCATGACATATTCTCCGTCTGAAGCAATATGTAGTCTTGTGGGTCCGCCGCTGGGGCCGGGCCCGGTCTTGCGCGCCGCCGTATCGGCCGGCGCCCCTCGCATATTGGGGTGGGCTCTAGACTGGTCAAGGCCGGTGCAAGCGGGACGTCGCGAATTTTTTTCGAGCGGGCCGGCGCAGGGGCCGGACAGGCGCGGATCCCGCCCCACTTGTTAGGGGGTGCCGTGCGAGGATGCGGCGGATGACAGAACCGGGGAGCCTGCCGTGACCGTTCCGCTGCTCGCCACGCCCGACAACCCGATCCCGCCGGGAGCGACGCTCCTGACGGTGCGGACCGCCGACGGCCTCTCGTTGCGGGTCGCCACCTGGGCGCCGACCGCGCGGACGGTCCAGGGCACGGTCTGCCTGGTGCAGGGCCGCGCGGAGTTCATCGAGAAGTACTTCGAGACCGTGACGGAGCTGCGCGACCGCGGCTTCCACGTCGTCGCCTTCGACTGGCGCGGGCAGGGCGGCTCCGACCGCACCGTCGAGGACCCGCACAAGGGCCACGTCGACGATTTCGCGGAGTACCGCCTCGACCTCGCGGCGGTGGAGGCGCAGGTGATGGAAGGGCGGCTGCCGCGGCCCTTCTTCGGCCTCGCCCACTCGATGGGCGGCGCGATCTGCCTCACCGCCGCCCGGGAGGGCTGGCTGCCGTTCAGCCGCCTCGTCGTGCTCGCCCCGATGGTGGCGATCTGCATGATCCGCCGGCCGAAGGCGGCGATGCGCCTCGCCGCGGTCCTGCGCGCCCTCGGCTTCGGGCGCCGCTACGTGCCGGGCGGCTCGGCGGTCTCGATCGCCACCAAGCCGTTTCCGAACAACCGCCTCACGGCCGATCCCGCCCGCTACGCCCGCAACGCCGCGGCGGCGCTCGCGGTCGGGGCCGGCGCCATCGGCGACCCGACCATCGGCTGGCTCGCCGCCGCCTTCCGGGCGATGCGCCGCTTCGAGGATCCGCGCTATCCCCTGGGCCTTCGCGTGCCGGTGCTGGTGGTGGCCGCGGGCGCCGACCCGGTCTGCAGCACCCCGGCGGTGGAGCGGTTCGCGGCCAGGCTCGCGGCCGGCCACACCATCACCCTGCGCGGCGCCCGCCACGAGATCCTGATGGAGCGCGACGCGGTCCGCGAGCAGTTCTGGGCGGCGTTCGACGCCTTCGTGCCGGGCTCTGCGACCCCGGTGCCGGGCTCCGCGACCCCGGTGCCGGGCTCCGCGACCGCCGAGGAGGAGCGCGAAGCGGTCGCGTGAGGCGGGGGCCTCCCGCTCACCCCCGCCAGCGCAGGCGATCGACGAGGGCGCGGAGCGCCGGCGTCGCCTGCCGGACCGGGTGATAGAGGTGGAAGCCGGGGAAGGGCGGGCACCAACCGTCCAGCACCCGCACGAGGCGGCCCGCCGCCAGGTCCTCCGCCGCGTCCGCCTCCAGCATGAAGCCGAGCCCGGCGCCGGCGCGCACCGCCGCCGCCGTCAGGGCGCCGTCGTTGACGACGAGCCGGCCGCCGGGGCGCAGGCGGATCTCGCGCCCGCCTCGGGCGAAATCCCACGGCAGCAGCCCGCCGCCGGCGAGGCGGTAATTGACGCAGTCATGGGCCTCGAGGTCGGCCGGGCTCCCGGGCGCGGGACGGCGCGCGAAGTAGCCGGGCGTGCCCACCACCGCCATGCGCTGGTCCGGCCCGACCCGGACCGCCACCATGTCGCGTTCCACCGCCTCGCCGAAGCGGATGCCGGCATCGAAGCCCGCCGCCACGATGTCGGTCAGGCGATCGTCGACGACGACCTCGACCGAGACCGCCGGATGGTCGAGGAGGAAGCCCGGCAGGGCCGGATCGAGGACGCGGCGCGCCGCCGCCGAGAAGGTCGTCAGCCGCAGGGTGCCGGAGGGCTCGCCCCGCCAGTCGGCGAGGCCGGCGAGGCCGCGGGCGACCTCGGCGAGGGCCGGGTCGAGGGAGCGCAGCAGCCGCTCGCCCGCCGGCGTCGGGGCGACGCTGCGGGTCGTGCGGGCGAGGAGCCGCACGCCGAGCCGCTCCTCGAGCCCGCGCAGCGCGTGGCTGAGCGCCGAGGGCGACAGGCCGAGCTCGGCCGCCGCCCGGGTGAAGCTGCGGGCCCGGGCCACCGCCGCGAAGGCCGCGAGATCGTCGAGCGTGCCGCGCCGCATTGCTGAGCTTCCTTCACAAGCGCTTGCCGCCGATCCGGGCTAATCGCCCGAAGGCCCCCGGGCTATGCCTGTCCCACCATCGAGGACATGCAGCAATGGACCTGTCGGATTATCGCACGCTCGGCCGCTCGGGGCTCGGCGTCAGCCCGCTCGCGCTCGGCACCATGACCTTCGGCACGGCGCGCTGGGGCCTCGACGAGGCGGGCGCGCGCGCCGTGTTCGACGCCTATGTCGAGCGCGGGGGCAACTTCGTCGACACGGCCGACGTCTATGCCGGCGGCGAGAGCGAGGCGATGCTCGGCCGCTTCATCGCCGAGCGCTCCTTGCGCGACCGGATCGTGCTCGCGACCAAGGCGGGATTCGCGGCGGGCTCCGGGCCGCATGCCGGCGGCAGCGGCGCCAAGCACCTCCACGCCGCCCTCGACGGCTCCTTGGCGCGCCTGCGCACCGAGTGGGTCGACCTGTACTGGCTGCACGTCTGGGACGGCGTCACGCCCGCCGAGGAGATCCTGGAGACGATGACCGGCCTCGTGCGGGCCGGCAAGATCCGCCACTGGGGCGTGTCGAACGCCCCGGCCTGGTTCGTCGCCAAGCTCGCCACCCTGGCCGCGGTGCGCGGCCGGCCGGGACCGATCGCCCTGCAGTACTTCTACTCCCTGGTGAGCCGGGAGGTGGAGGACGAGCACGTCCCGCTCGGGCGCGAGTTCGGGATGGGGCTGGTCCCGTGGTCGCCGCTGGCCTACGGGCTCCTGACCGGCAAGTACGACCGCGCCGCCGTCGAGGCCGCCGCCCCGCGGGAGGACGGCCTGCCGCGCGAGGCCGCCGCCGGCGGGGCGCGGCCGGAGGGCGACCGGCGGCTCGACGGCGCCAATCCGTTCGGCGACAGCCTGTTCACCCCGCGCAACTGGGACGTCGTCGCGGCCCTGCGCCGGGTCGCGGCGGCGCTCGGGGAGCCGCCGGCCCGGGTCGCGCTGGCCTGGGTGGTGGGGCGGCCGGGCGTGGCCGCGACCCTGATGGGCGTCGGCCGCCCGGGTCAGGTCGCCGAGAATGCCGGCGCGCTCGCCCTCGTGCTGCCGCCGGAGCACCGCGCCGCCCTCGACGCGGCGAGCGCTCCGGCCGCGCCGCGCCTGGTCTACGCCCTGGCGCGGCCGCCGCTGCGCGAGCGGGCGGTGTTCGGGGGCGCATCGGTGCGGGGTACGACGGACGGGCCGGGGTAAGCCGGCTGGCGGACGATTCCGGCGGGCGGTCCATGAAGGCGCTTCCTGCCGGCGCTTCCTGCCGATGGCGACCGGGAAAGCCCGGTCGCGGAACGCTGCCGGGCCCACGGCCGCGCCGGTCGTCGAGGACCGTTCGGCTCACGATCGTCTCCGTCCATCGATCCGGTCCGGAACGATCGACATCGTCCGATTTCCATGCGAAATCATTCGGGCAGTACTTCCGCAAGATTACAGGTTAATGGAAATTTACGTAAATTTGTAATTATCGTAGTGTAGGCCTGTCGTAGAACGGCAGTTGCGTTGCTTGGAACAGCATTCGCCCGGCCTTTGTCCGGTATGACAGAATTCCTCTCTGTCCGGCGACAGCACATCCCCTGCGATTGCGCGAACGGGCAAAACAGAGTGCGCGCTCGGGCAAGCGCGGGTTCTGCCGCTGCGGTAGGTTGGATCCAAGTTGGACGGTGGTCGTCGACCGGAAATGTTCGCCGCTGCGAAATCTAAGTACTATGCGGTAATCCATATAACGGTACAGACGTCGACAAGTCGCATCCTGGCTTGATATGTCAAATTGCGTATTATAGCAGGATGTAAAGCGATGAAAAACTCTGATATTATAAGGATGACATCGGCTATTGCTGCAGCTTACGTATCTCGGAATCGCGTGTACTTGACCGAGGTGCCGGATCTGATCGCTCGCGTCCATGCCGGTCTGCTCGCGCTCACGACCCCGCCGGGGCACGGGCGGGCGCAGGCACGGCCGAGCGAGTCCCAGATCGCAGCCTCGGTGAAGCGCAACCGGATCATCAGCTTCATCGACGGCAAGCCCTACAAGTCGCTCAAGTGGCAGCTCGTGGCCCACGGCCTGACCCCGGACCAGTACCGGGCACGGTTCGGGCTGCCCGGTAATTACCCGATGGTTGCGCCGACCTACGACAAATCCCTTCGGCGCGACGACGAGACGGTCGCGCCGTCGAAGAAGCGCTCCTGACGGCAGGACCGTAACGGTCCGGGGAGGCACGCGGGCCGGAGCATGGACGATGGCAGGCCTCCGGGCCGGTCGCCCGTCCGTCTCCCCTGGCGTTCGGCGGCCGGCGAATGCCTGCCGTTCCGGCGTCGCTCGCTTCGTCGCTCCTCGGCCCGGCCCGCTCGACGGCGCCCGTCGCGACGTCGCGGGGGCTCCCGGCACGGCGGCGGGAGGACGTGAAGTTCAAGTGCAGCCCATTGATCCCGCGTCGGTGCCGACCGTGATCGACGCGTCTCGGCGCGTATCGAGGAGGATGAGCCAATGGGTGCGATTTTGTTCGAACGCATCTTCGAGCGGGCGCGGGCGACCTTGTCGCGCCTGTTCGATGCGGCCGCCGACGGGTGCATCGACATCCGGGAGGTCGAGGCCCTCGTCCATCCGGTCGTGCGGGCGCTGCAGGATGGCGGCGTGCAGCGGTGGCTCGTGGCCGTCCACGCCCATCCCAGCCAGGATACCGTCCAGCACTCGATGCACGTCGCCGGCCTGGCCGCCAACTTCGCCCATCATCTCGGCCTGTCCCCCTGGGACTGCGTGACGCTGGTTCGGGCCGGCCTGCTGCACGACATCGGCAAGGCGCGCATCCCGCGCGCGATCCTCGACAAGCCGGGCGCCCTGACCGCGCCGGAGATGGCCCTGATGCGCATGCACGCCGCGATCGGCCACGAGATCCTGTTCGAATCCGGGGTGCGGGACCCGGTGGTGCTGGCGGTGACGCGGCATCATCACGAGATGCTCGACGGGTCGGGCTATCCCGACCGGCTCGCCGGAGGCACCATCCGGGAGCTCGTGAGGCTCACGACCGTGTGCGACATCTACGCGGCGCTGACCGAGCTGCGGCCCTATCGCCCGGGGATGACGCGCGCCGACGCGCTGGCGATCCTGCGGGACATGGCTCCCACCCGGCTCGATCCGGTCCTGGTGCGCGCCTTCGAGGCCTCTCTCGATGCGCGCTGCATGATGGAGGCGGGGCGGACGATCCGCCTCTACCCGTCGATCGCCCGCGCCGCCCTGCGCGAGTGCGACGCCCCATAGGGCCGCCGACGGTTCACGCGCCGGAGTTCAGCGCCGTCTGCCGGTACTCGCTCGGCGTGGCGCCGTAGCGGTCCTTGAAGCGGCGGGCGAAATGCGCCTGGCTGACGAAGCCGCACCCGTAGGCGAGCGCCCCGATCGACAGATGCGCGTGCCCGGGATCGGACAGCCGCCGGGCGGCGGCCTCCAGCCGGCGCTGCCAGAGCCAGTCCGCGATCGGCTGCCCGCGCTCGTGGAACAGCTGCTGCAGGTGGCGCAGCGACACGCCCAGCGCCGCCGCCAGCTGCGGCGGGTCGAGGGTCGGGTCGCCGAGATGGGCCTCCACGTAGGCCTTCGCCCGCTGCACGATCACGGTGCCCTGGAGGGGGCGGGGCGTCTCCTGCGCCAGCCGCTCGGCGAGGCTCGCGACGATGAGGTCGGCGCCGATGCGGATCATGCGCTCGGCCGTGTCCGGGCTCATCTGGCGGTTCACGCGGATCAGGTCGTCGAAGAAGGTGCGCACCAGGGACGCGCCGGGCAGGTTGCCCGGGACGCTGAGGCCGGCGAACAGGGGCGCTGCGCCGAGCGGGCCCTCGAGCCGCTCGCGCGGGAGTTCGATCAGCAGCGAGCTCGTCGGGCCGGGATACTCGTAGATCAGCGGCCGGTTGCGGTCGAAGACCGTCAGGTCGCCGGGCTGCTGCACCGCCGCCCGGTCGTACTGGCGGCTATGCGCCGTCCCGGACAGCCGGATGACGACCGCGAGCGTACCCTGCTTGCAGTGGCGGCGGATCGTCAGCGGCGTCGCCTCGACGCGGTGCGCGCCGACTGCCGAGCGCGTCAGCAGCATGCTGCCGATATCGACCCCCTCGATCGTCGCCCTGAACGGCCCGTCGCCGGCCGGCGTGATCTCCGCCGGCACGAAGCGCGACCTGACGACGTCGAGATAGGTCGTGAACCGCTTCGGCGAGGGCGTATCGTCCGACGAGAACAACTTGCGCATCGGCGCTACGCTCCCCCGGCTTTCCGGCCGGCATCCCGGATGCGGGGGGTGTGGCGGGAGGACGGTCCGGCCATGCGGGGATCAGGCCGTCGGAGCCGGGGCCGTCCGCCGGTACTCGCTCGGCGTGACGCCGTAGCGGTCCTTGAAGCGGCGGGCGAAATGCGCCTGGCTGACGAAGCCGCACCCGTAGGCGAGCGCCCCGATCGACAGATGCGCGTGCCCGGGATCGGACAGCCGCCGGGCGGCGGCCTCCAGCCGGCGCTGCCAGAGCCAGTCCGCGATCGGCTGCCCGCGCTCGTGGAACAGCTGCTGCAGGTGGCGCAGCGACACGCCCGTCGCCGCCGCCAGCTGCGGCGGGTCGAGGGTCGGGTCGCCGAGATGGGCCTCCACGTAGGCCTTCGCCCGCTGCACGATCACGGTGCCCTGGAGGGGGCGGGGCGTCTCCTGCGCCAGCCGCTCGGCGAGGCTCGCGACGATGAGGTCGGTGCCGATCCGCGTCATGCGCTCGGCCGTGTCCGGGCTCATCTGGCGGTTCACGCGGATCAGGTCGTCGAAGAAGGTGCGCACAAGGGACGCGCCGGGCAGGCTGGCCGGGACGCTGAGGCCGGCGAACAGGGGCGCTGCGCCGAGTGGGCCCTCGAGCAATTCGCGGGGAATCTCGATGAACAGCGAGCTCGTCGAAGCCGGATACTCGAACGCCAGCGGCTTGTTGCTGTCGAAGACGACGAGGTCGCCGGGCTGCTGCACCACCGCCCGGTCGTACTGGCGGCTATGCGCCGTCCCGGACAGCCGGATGATGACGGAGAGCTTGTCGTGCTTGTCGTGGCGGCGGATCGTCGACGGCGTGGTGTCGACGGCCTGGCCGTTGAAGCTCGACCGCGTGATCAGCATGCCGCCGATATCGACCCCCTCGATATGGGCGCGAAAGCGGCCGTCGCCGATCTTGCGGCACTCGCTCGGGACGAAGCGATCCCGGACGATGTCGAGATAGGTCTCGAATTTCTTCCGCGAGTTCAGATCGTCGGTCGAGATCAGGGTCTTCATCGAAGGTCGATGCAGGTCGTGTATTCGCAAGTCAGCGTCAGGGGCTGACTAGCAGCCAGGCGCATTGATGGCTAGCGAATCGAGCGCTCTCCTGAATGGAAAGATAGAAAATTTTCCTAGTTACATGAGCTGACTATCGACTGCGCCTACAGGATCGGCATATAAAATTTCCAATATAATCCGGCGGGGTATCGACATCATCGGATCCGGTTGTATCGGTTAGACGTCGGCCGTCCGTTAGGGCAAGGAGATGTGTATCATTGTCGCAGGGCCTTCCCTGTTCCCCGCGCCGACGGTCTCGCCCTGCGCCGCGCCGCGCCGCGCCGCGTCGCCTCGCTCGACCGGTCGGCGGCGCCGAGGCCGCGTCGAGCATCCGCGCGCCACCGCTGGCGTGCGTGGTCTGCCGGGAATCCCCTGGGCGGCACCCGATCGCGACCACGTTCGGCCTGAACCCTATCCGGCCGTCTCCAGGGGCATGGCGGCCGATGCCGCGCTCATCGTCAATCGCCCGCGGCCGCCCCGCTTCGCCGCGTAGAGGGCATTGTCCGCTTCCTCGAGCAGGTCGTCCAGGCGATGCGCGGGATCGCGCGCGAGGGCGGCCCCGATGCTCACCCCGATGCGGGCCTGGACCGCGCGCCCGGTGTCGAACGGCTGCGCGGTCGCCGCGATGATCGAGCGGCCGACGGACCGGACCCGCGCCTCGTCGGCCTCCGGCATCAGGAGGACGTACTCGTCGCCGCCGATGCGGCAGGCGGTGTCGCGGAGTCCCGCGTGACGGCGCAGGATATCGGCGACGTGGACCAGGACCCAGTCTCCCGCGGCGTGCCCGAAGCGGTCGTTGATCTGCTTGAAGCCGTCCAGGTCGAGGCACAGGACGGCGACGCTGGAGGGCCCCTCGGTCGTCCCGAGTCCCGACAGGTGCCGCGCGAGCGTGTCGCGCATGCACGCCCGGTTGGGGAGCTTCGTCAGGGGATCGCGCAGGGAGAGGCGGTAATGGGCGCGCTGATTGCGGATGGCGCCGACGAGGGTCCTGTGGGTGCGCCGCGTCAGGATCCAGAAGGCGACGGTCGCGCCCGGGACCAGGAGGGCGAAGGGGCGGGTGACGTCGGACGGGCCGGTCGCCAGGCCCAGTTCCAGCGCACCGGTGAGCATCGCGATGTTGAGCATCGCGAGGACCGGAAAGGCCGTGAAGAGCGAGGCGACGTAGCCGCAGAATCCGACCGTCAGGATGATGGCGAGGATGGCCGCTCGATCGGAGCCGGCCTGGCTCAGGACGAGGATGTCGACCGAGACGAGGGCGATCAGCCCGATATTGACCGGCACGAACCGCAGGGGAGGCGTGCCGGCGGAGCCGTGACCCGTCCGCGCCTGCCGCCGGCGCAGCCTCCAGCGCACGACGAACAGGGCGACGTCCGCGGCGACGAAGACGAGGATCCACGCCCAGCCCGTGACCGTCAGGGCCCAGACCCAGCCGATCTGCGTCCAGAACAGCACGGCGAACGACATGTGATCGTCGTCGTTCAGCGAGACGAGGGACAGTGCACGGATCTCGGGATTGCTCTCCCCCTCCTGGTGGAGCAGAACGTCCGTCGCACGCACGAGGAGTGAGGATTGGTTCATCCTGCGGATCGGGCCGAGCGAAGTGGAGGCTCGAACCTTACCCAAGGAAAGTTGATCAATCGTGCACGAACGGGTCGCGCCTCAACGGCTGCGACGCGGCATCCGCCGCGTCGGATTCATGCTCCGGGTGCCTCGCTTGGCCGCCCGGGTCTGCCCCGCCCGGGCAGCGCCGATGGCGACGCCTTCAGGCGTTCAGCAGCGCCAGGGCCGCCTCGTGCAGCCGCTTGTCGCCGGCCGCCACGATCCGCCCGCCCTTGGCGGCGGACGTCCCCTCCCAGGTGGTGACGACGCCGCCGGCGCCCTCGATCACCGGGATCATCGCCACGATGTCGTAGGGCTTCAGCTCGGCCTCGACCACGAGGTCGATGTGGCCGGCCGCCAGCATCGCGTAGGCGTAGCAGTCGGCGCCGTAGCGGGCGAGGCGAGCCGCCTTCTCGACCCGGCCGTAGGCCTCCCGGTCGGAGGTGCCCTCGCCGAACAGGCGCGGGTCGGTGGTGTGCAGGACCGCGTCCGCGAGGTCGCCCTTGCGGCGGGTGCGCAGGCGGCGGGTGCCGTGCGGGCCCTGGTAGTGGGCGGCCTCGCCGTCGCCGAAGAAGCGCTCGCCGGTGAAGGGCTGGTTCATCAGGCCGTAGCAGGGCACCCCGCCACGGGTGAGCCCGATCAGCGTGCCCCAGATCGGCAGGCCGGCGATGAAGCCGCGGGTGCCGTCGATCGGGTCGAGCACCCAGACGTACTCGGCGTCCTCGCGCTCGGAGCCGAACTCCTCGCCGAGGATGCCGTGGTCGGGGAAGCTGCGCTGGATGAGCTGGCGCATCACCGCCTCGCCGGCCCGGTCGGCCTCGGTGACCGGATCGAACGCGGCGGTTCCCGCGGCCTTGTCCTCGGTGGCGAAGGAGGCGCGGAAGAAGGGCAGGATGGCCTGGCCCGACTGGGTGGCGAGCTCGTCCACGAACCGCGCGAAATCCACCACGCTCATGCTGTCCCCGATTCCGGCTCGGCGGGCCGGCGGCCCGCTCCCGCCGGATCGAAACGGCCGCGCGGTCCCGGCGTCAAGCCCCGGTGGCCGTCAGGCCTCGGCCCGCTCCGGCTCGCGGGCCGGGCGGCGCGCGGCGGGCGCATCCGGGGAGGGCGATTCCGGGACGGGCGAACCCGGTGGGGACGGCTCCGGGGCGACCCCGGTCGACGGCACGTCCCGCACCGCCTCCAGGCAGGCCTCGACGCCCTCGCGCAAGGAGACCGCGTAGTGGTCGGCGCCGAGGGTGGCGCGGGCATCGGGATCGGTCAGCACCGCGTCGTCCGCCGGCCACAGGCCGACCAGCACCTGCGCCTCCGGCGCCCGCCGCCGCAGCCGCTGGACGAGGTAGCGCAGATGGGCCGGCGTGCCGCTGATCTCGAGGTAGGAGATGCAGACCATCCGCGCGTCCTCGGCCGCGAGGGAGGCGATGCCGGAGCGCGTGACGTCCTCGAACGGCACCACCCGGGTGCCGAAGCCGTGCTTGCCGAGGAGCTGGGCCAGCATCATCGAGGCGGCCTCGTCGAGGGGCCCGCGGCCGGCGACGCAGAGTACCGCGCCCTCGCGCCGCCACGCCTCCGGCAGCTGGTCCGGGGCGGGCGCGTCCGGCACCGCGGGGGCGGCCTCGCACGGCGCCTCCTCGTCCTGGCGGCCCGACAGGAGGCGGCCGGCGAGCGTCGGCTTCGTGTCCGGCGCCGCGTCGTCGCGGTCGGAGAGGTCCTCGATCAGCTGCGCGATGCCGACGCGGATCCGGTCGAGCTGGCTCTCGGTGAGCACCCCGCGGCGGGCATCCGTCGCGGCGAGCTGAAGGCCCTTGAGCGCCACCTCGTCGTAGTAGGAGGAGAGTGAGCACTGGGCGAGGATGGCTTCGGCGAGTTCCTGCGCCTCGTCCGGGTCGTCGGCCAGCATGCGCTGGTAGAAGTTCTCGACCGGGGTGAGCGCCGGCCGGTCGCCGAACAGGACGTCGAGGAATTCGAGTTTGTCGACGTGGCGGCCGAGCACCACGAGGCAGACGGTGAGCGGCGTCGAGAGCAGGAGCCCGACCGGCCCCCACAGCCAGGTCCAGAACAGGGCCGAGACCAGCACCGCGAAGGGCGACAGCCCGGTCGAGTGGCCGTAGACCAGGGGCTCGATGAACTGGCCGACCAGCGGCTCCAGCACGACGAACAGGGCGGCGGTCGCCAGCACCATGTTCCAGCCCGGATCGACGGCGGCGGCGAGGGCCAGGGGCAGCAGGGCCGACAGGAAGGCGCCGATATAGGGCACGAAGCGCATCAGCGCCGAGAAGATGCCCCACAGGATCGGGTTCGGCACGCCGATCAGCCACAGCCCGACGCCGATGACGAGGCCGAACCCGGCATTGAGGGCGAGCTGGACCAGGAAGAACCGGCTCAGGCGCCGCGCCGCGTCGTCCATCGCCACGGTGGTGCGGTGCAGGTCGCTCGAGCCGACGAGGCGGATCATCCGGTCGCGCAGGTCCTCGCGCTGCACCAGGATGAAGATCAGCACCACGAAGACGATGCCGAGCGTGGCGAGCGGCGAGAGGACCGGCGCCAGGACCTTCTCGGCGAGCTCGACCGGGCTCGGGTCGCGGTCGCGCACCTCGACCAGGACCGGCTTGTCGGGGTTCTGCACCGCGGGCGGCGGGGCGGGCTTGCCGGGTGCCGGCTTCTGCTCGGGAGGCTTCTGCTCCGGCGCGCCGGCCTGCTGGAGCTGGTGGTTGATGCTGCGGATGTAGCCGGCGACGTCGCCGAGCGGCCCCGCCTTCAGGTTCTCGGCCTTCTGGGCGATGGTGCGCTGGTAGCGCGGCAGGCCGGTCGAGAGGTCGGCGACCTGCATGCCGATCAGGCCGCCCAAGCCCGCCACGACGGTGAGCAGCAGCAGCACCGCGACGCCGACGGACGGGATCCGCCCGAGGCGGAGCTTGCGCAGGAGCGCCACCAGCGGCCCGATGACGAAGCTCAGGAGCACCGCGATGGCGATCGGGATCAGGATCTCGCGGCCGAAATAGAGGGCCGCCACGATCACCGCCGCGATGACCAGCGGCGCCGCGAGGCCGTCGCCGGGGGTCTCGGCGGCCTGGATCCGGGCCGGCTTCATCGGCAGGACCCGCCTGCGATCGTCTCCCGCTTCGGCCATGCGACGCATACTCGACTCTTGCGCGGCGCACCCGTCTCGCCCCGCTTCCACGAGGGAGGAACGGGGTGGCGGGCGAAACGATCCGCCGGTGACGCAGGGCCAACCTCGCGAAAACGTGTGCGGGCCTACTCGATCCGCACCATCACGCTGTCGCTCGCGCCCGCCGCGTCGAGGACCGAGATGCGCACGAAGCCGGCGCCGTCGGGCTGCCACTCGGCCTGGCGCCGGTCCGATTCGGTCACCGGCAGGCCACCGACGAGCCAGGTCAGCGGCGGCGTGCCCCCGAGCGCCTTGAGGGCGAGGCCGGCAGGGGG
The sequence above is drawn from the Methylobacterium terrae genome and encodes:
- a CDS encoding carboxymuconolactone decarboxylase family protein, with the translated sequence MSQAMYDAANLKKLPALKSLAPEAMGAFEALDKAALADGAIPRKYKELMALAVALTTQCPYCLEVHREAAKKAGATEQELAETVFVAVALRAGAALTHGTHLLP
- a CDS encoding Hsp20 family protein, yielding MRQFDLAPLYRSTVGFDRLFSALDQFVTSDAAPTYPPYNIERTAENAYRITLAVAGFTDQDLSIETRENALTVKGERKAEAKQAEFLHQGIAARGFERRFQLADHVQVTGAVLENGLLHVDLVREIPEAKKPRQIQIASGSRPQSIEGSVQKAA
- a CDS encoding alpha/beta hydrolase; this encodes MTVPLLATPDNPIPPGATLLTVRTADGLSLRVATWAPTARTVQGTVCLVQGRAEFIEKYFETVTELRDRGFHVVAFDWRGQGGSDRTVEDPHKGHVDDFAEYRLDLAAVEAQVMEGRLPRPFFGLAHSMGGAICLTAAREGWLPFSRLVVLAPMVAICMIRRPKAAMRLAAVLRALGFGRRYVPGGSAVSIATKPFPNNRLTADPARYARNAAAALAVGAGAIGDPTIGWLAAAFRAMRRFEDPRYPLGLRVPVLVVAAGADPVCSTPAVERFAARLAAGHTITLRGARHEILMERDAVREQFWAAFDAFVPGSATPVPGSATPVPGSATAEEEREAVA
- a CDS encoding LysR family transcriptional regulator, producing the protein MRRGTLDDLAAFAAVARARSFTRAAAELGLSPSALSHALRGLEERLGVRLLARTTRSVAPTPAGERLLRSLDPALAEVARGLAGLADWRGEPSGTLRLTTFSAAARRVLDPALPGFLLDHPAVSVEVVVDDRLTDIVAAGFDAGIRFGEAVERDMVAVRVGPDQRMAVVGTPGYFARRPAPGSPADLEAHDCVNYRLAGGGLLPWDFARGGREIRLRPGGRLVVNDGALTAAAVRAGAGLGFMLEADAAEDLAAGRLVRVLDGWCPPFPGFHLYHPVRQATPALRALVDRLRWRG
- a CDS encoding aldo/keto reductase, coding for MDLSDYRTLGRSGLGVSPLALGTMTFGTARWGLDEAGARAVFDAYVERGGNFVDTADVYAGGESEAMLGRFIAERSLRDRIVLATKAGFAAGSGPHAGGSGAKHLHAALDGSLARLRTEWVDLYWLHVWDGVTPAEEILETMTGLVRAGKIRHWGVSNAPAWFVAKLATLAAVRGRPGPIALQYFYSLVSREVEDEHVPLGREFGMGLVPWSPLAYGLLTGKYDRAAVEAAAPREDGLPREAAAGGARPEGDRRLDGANPFGDSLFTPRNWDVVAALRRVAAALGEPPARVALAWVVGRPGVAATLMGVGRPGQVAENAGALALVLPPEHRAALDAASAPAAPRLVYALARPPLRERAVFGGASVRGTTDGPG
- a CDS encoding MucR family transcriptional regulator, giving the protein MYLTEVPDLIARVHAGLLALTTPPGHGRAQARPSESQIAASVKRNRIISFIDGKPYKSLKWQLVAHGLTPDQYRARFGLPGNYPMVAPTYDKSLRRDDETVAPSKKRS
- a CDS encoding HD-GYP domain-containing protein, translated to MGAILFERIFERARATLSRLFDAAADGCIDIREVEALVHPVVRALQDGGVQRWLVAVHAHPSQDTVQHSMHVAGLAANFAHHLGLSPWDCVTLVRAGLLHDIGKARIPRAILDKPGALTAPEMALMRMHAAIGHEILFESGVRDPVVLAVTRHHHEMLDGSGYPDRLAGGTIRELVRLTTVCDIYAALTELRPYRPGMTRADALAILRDMAPTRLDPVLVRAFEASLDARCMMEAGRTIRLYPSIARAALRECDAP